From Triticum aestivum cultivar Chinese Spring chromosome 4A, IWGSC CS RefSeq v2.1, whole genome shotgun sequence, a single genomic window includes:
- the LOC123082521 gene encoding uncharacterized protein, with protein sequence MDTRSDAVKYACTDILKTALKNRRHHLKKKHFDNVPANLVSVKSPDKNVTDAEWQRLVKMWSTPRHKETCQSNKENRSKVKFHQKTGSRPYISHVHALKEARKGEELTVFDLFKECHNGKKTGFSEPVKKAIADMEKAMEQGVPEGGEPKNVAIVVADILTKECPSSTFLQSVGLESSSKKKFNRSAAALDAHVQELEYKLEKERRVAELMREELVEVKKKSEETEAARAAEYQLLLQRVEATDARFARLMDLFEGKIV encoded by the exons ATGGACACCCGTTCCGATGCCGTGAAGTATGCATGCACTGACATCCTCAAGACCGCGTTGAAGAATAGGCGCCACCATCTCAAGAAGAAGCATTTTGACAATGTACCGGCCAATCTCGTGAGTGTCAAATCTCCTGATAAGAATGTGACAGATGCGGAGTGGCAAAGGCTGGTCAAGATGTGGTCTACCCCAAGGCACAAG GAAACCTGTCAGTCAAACAAGGAGAACCGTTCCAAAGTTAAGTTCCATCAGAAAACTGGTTCTCGCCCCTACATTTCCCATGTGCATGCTTTG AAAGAGGCTCGTAAGGGTGAAGAGTTGACTGTGTTTGATCTATTCAAGGAGTGCCACAATGGCAAGAAGACTGGTTTCTCTGAGCCAGTTAAGAAGGCGATA GCTGACATGGAAAAAGCTATGGAACAAGGGGTACCAGAAGGTGGAGAACCAAAGAATGTTGCTATTGTTGTTGCTGACATTCTCACTAAAGAATGTCCCTCCAGCACATTCCTTCAAAGTGTTGGCCTTGAGTCGAGCTCCAAGAAGAAGTTCAACAGATCTGCAGCTGCTTTGGATGCTCATGTACAAGAACTAGAGTACAAGCTTGAGAAGGAGAGGCGAGTCGCTGAGTTGATGCGAGAGGAGCTTGTTGAGGTCAAGAAGAAATCAGAGGAGACCGAAGCTGCACGCGCCGCAGAGTACCAGTTGTTACTACAAAGAGTTGAGGCCACCGATGCTAGATTTGCGCGTCTCATGGATCTGTTCGAAGGTAAAATAGTTTAG